The genomic region tcttctatggtggctttctcggccacatctgtccaaagggatgacctttcgcaggccagattggacgattgtaacaacagacgccagccttctaggctgaggCGCtatttggaattccctgaaggctcagggatcatggactcaggaggagaaactcctcccaataaatattctggaattaagagcaatattcaatgctctcctagcttggcctcagttagcaactctgaggttcatcagatttcagtcggacaacatcacgactgtggcttacatcaaccatcaagggggaaccagaagttccctagcgatgttggaagtctcaaagataattcgctgggcagagtctcactcttgccacctgtcagcgatccacatcccaggcgtggagaactgggaggcggattttctaagtcgccagacctttcatccgggggagtgggaacttcatccggaggtgtttgcccaactgcttcatcattggggcaaaccagatctggatctcatggcgtctcgccagaatgccaagcttccttgttacggatccaggtccagggacccgggagcggtgctgatagatgcactgacagcaccttgggtcttcaacatggcttatgtgtttccaccattcccgatgcttcctcgtttgattgccaagatcaaacaggagagcgcttcagtgattctgatagcacctgcatggctacgcaggacctggtatgcggacctagtggacatgtcgtcctgtccaccgtggtctctgcctctgagacgggaccttctaattcagggtcctttcaaccatccaaatctaatttctctgaggctgactgcatggagattgaacgcttgattctatcaaagcgtggcttctcggagtctgttattgataccttaatacaggctaggaagcctgttactagaaaaatttaccataagatatggcgtaaatatttatattggtgcgaatccaagagttactcatggagtaaggttaggattcctaggatattgtcctttctacaagagggtttagaaaagggcttatctgctagttcgttaaagggacagatttctgctctgtctattcttctacacaaacgtctggctgaagttccagacgttcaggctttttgtcaggctttagctaggattaagcctgtgtttaagactgttgctacgccgtggagcttaaacttagttcttaacgttcttcaaggcgttccatttgaaccccttcattccattgatatcaagctgttatcctggaaggttctgtttttgatggctatttcctcggctcgaagagtctctgagttatctgccttacattgtgattcttcttatctgatttttcattcagacaaggtagttctgcgtactaaacctgggttcttaccgaaggtagttactaacaggaatatcaatcaagagattgttgttccatcactgtgtcctaacccttcttcaaagaaggaacgaattttacataatctggacgtagtccgtgccctgaagttctatttgcaggcaactaaagattttcgtcaaacttcttccctgtttgtcgtttactctggacagagaagaggtcaaaaggcttctgctacctctctctctttttggcttcgtagcataatacgtttagcctatgagactgctggacagcagcctcctgaaaggattacagctcattctactagagctgtggcttccacctgggcctttaaaaatgaggcctctgttgaacaggtttgcaaggctgcaacttggtcttcacttcacactttttcaaaattttacaaatttgacacttttgcttcttcggaggctatttttgggagaaaggtactacagtcagtggttccttctgtttaatgttcctgccttgtccctcccttcatccgtgtactttagctttggtattggtattccataagtaatggatgacccgtggactgactacacttaacaagagaaaacataatttatgcttacctgataaatttatttctcttgtagtgtagtcagtccacggcccgccctgtctttaaggcagatctaaattttaattaaactccagtcaccactgcaccctatggtttctcctttctcgtctgcttttggtcgaatgactgaatatgacatgtgaggggaggagctatatagcagctctgcttgggtgattctcttgcagcttcctgttaggaagagatatattccataagtaatggatgactcgtggactgactacactacaagagaaataaatttatcaggtaagcataaattatgttttttcatttggggggtctattgctttgttacttgtggtgcaatgCTTCTAAATcttagtgggtgtactgttaaaatttcgcaatttttgaagcaattttaacctgttttacagtgtgtgtatgcctttttttctcttaaaagtacagtaccgtttttgcaaattgtgtttttttcattaattaaagtgttttccaagcttgcttgcttcatttctagcctgttaaacatgtctgacactgaggaaactcattgttcaatttgtttagaagccattgtggtaccccctctaagaatgtgtcccaattgtactgatatgtctataaattgcaaacagcatattttgtcttataagaatttggcattaaatgattctcagacagaaggaaatcaggttttgccatctagttctccccaagtgtcacaaccagttacccccgcacaagcgacaccaagtacttctagtgcgtctaattcttttaccttgcaagatatggcttcagttatgaatactaccctcacagaggttttatctaaactgccagggttgcaagggaagcgcagtagctctgggttaagaacaaatgctgagccttctgacgctttagtagccgtatccgatattccctcacaatgttctgaggtagggatgagggatttgctgtctgagggagagatttttaATTCagaaaagatgttccctcagacagattcagatatgacggcatttaaatttaagctagagcacctctatttattgctcagggaggttttagctactctggatgattgcgaccctattgtcgttccagagaaattgtgtaaaatggacaaatatttagaggttcctgtttacactgatgtttttccggtccctaagaggatttcagacattgttactaaggagtgggatagaccaggtattccgttcgctccccctcctgtttttaagaaaatgttccccatttctgacaccataaaggactcatggcagacggtccctaaggtggagggagctatttctactctggctaagcgtacaactatacctattgaagacagttgtgctttcattgatcctatggataaaaagttagagggtcccctaaagaaaatttttgttcatcagggttttcttcttcaacctatagcgtgcattgttccggtaaccactgcagctgctttttgctttgaggctctagaagaggctcttcagatggagacctcactagatgatattttggacagaattaaggcccttaaattggctaattcttttgttacagacgccgcttttcatcttgctaagttagcggcaaagaattcaggttttgccattttagcgcgaagagcgttatggcttaagtcctggtcagctgatgtgtcatctaaatctaagcttttgaccatccttttcaaaggtaagaccctattcgggcctgcactgaaggagatcatttcagacatcactggagggaagggtcatgccctccctcaagataagtcaaataagacaaagaccaaacaaaataattttcgttcctttcgaaacttcaagggtggtctgcttcctcttcccctgctgcaaagcaagaggggaactttgatcaatccaagccaacctggagacctaaccagacttggaacaagggtaaacaggccaaaaagcctgctgctgccactaagacagcatgaaggggtagcccccgatccgggaccggatcaagtagggggcagactttctctctttgctcaggtctgggcaagagacgttcaggactcctgggccgtagaaattgtaacccaggggtgtcttttagatttcaaagattctcctccaagggggatgttccatctttctcaattgtctgtaaaccagacaaaaagagaggcgttcttacgctgtgtagaagacctttttaccatgggagtgatctgcccagttccgaaaacagaacagggggaaggtttctactccaatctgtttgtggttcccaaaaaagagggaaccttcagaccaattctagatctcaagatcctaaaccaatccctaagagttccatccttcaagatggagaccattcgactattttaccaatgatccaggagggtcaatatatgactaccgtggatctaaaggatgcgtatctacacattcctatccacaaagatcatcaccagttcctcaggtttgcctttctggacaatcattaccagtttgtggctcttcccttcgggttggccacggcgccaagtatcttcacaaaggtgctaaggtcccttctggcggtcctaaggccaaggggcatagcagtggcgccttatctagacgacatcttaatttaagcatcgactttccaacttgccaagtctcacacggacttagtgttggcctttctaagatctcatgggtggaaggtgaacataaaaaagagttctcttattcctctcacaagagttccattcctgggaactctgatagattcggtggacatgaaaatatttctgacggaggtcaggaaatcaaagattttaaccacctgccgagctcttcattccattcctcggccgccagtggctcagtgtatggaggtaatcggacttatggtagcggcaatggacatagttccgtttgctcgcttgcatctcagaccactgcaactatgcatgctcaaacagtggaatggggattatgcagatttatctcctcagataaatctggatcaagagaccagaaactctcttctttggtggttttcgccagatcatctgtcccagggggcttgtttccGCAGATGAtagggtgatagtgacaacggatgccagccttctgggctggggtgcagtttggagctccctgaaggctcagggtgtttggactcaggtggagtctctgcttccaattaatattctggaactgagagcaatattcaatgcgcttcaggcgtggcctcagttggctttggccaaattcatcagattccagtcggacaacatcacgactgtagcttatattaatcatcagggggaacaaggagttccttggcgatgataaaagtttccaggataatccgatgggcagagactcactcttgccatctatcagcgatctatatcccgggggtggagaactgggaggcatatTTTCTAAGTCGTATTTTTTTCTAAGTCgtgagacttttcatccgggggagtgggagctctatccggaggtgtttgctcaactggttcagctatggggcacaccagaattggatcttggatctgatggcgtctcgtcagaacgccaaacttcctcattacggctccaggtcaagggatcctcaggcagtactgatagatgctctagcagtaccctggtcgttcaacctggcttatgtgtttccaccattccctctccttccgcgtctgattgccagaatcaaacaagagagatctttggtgattttgatagcgcctgcgtggccacgcaggacttggtatgcagacctggtggacatgtcatctctgccaccatggactctgccactgagacgagaccttttgattcaaggtccattcaagcatccaaatctaatttctctgcaactgactgcttggagattgaacgcttgattttatcaaagcggggtttctctgagtcggtcatagataccttgattcaggctcgaaagcctgtcaccaggaagatctattataagatatggcgtaaatatcttttttggtgtgaatccaaaggctactcatggagtaagatcaggattcctaggattttggcttttctccaagaaggattggagaaaggattgtccgctagttccttaaagggacagatatctgctttgtctattctgttgcacaagtgtctggcagatgtcccagatgttcgggctttttgtcaggctttagttagaatttagcctgtgtttaaacctgttgctccgccatggagtctcaatttagttcttaaagttcttcagggggttccgtttgaacccatgcattccatagatattaagcttctatcttggaaagttctgtttctagttgctatctcttcagcttgaagagttttgGAACTATCTGCATtataatgtgactcgccttatcttgtttccatgctgataaggtggttttgcgtaccaaacctgggttcttccctaaggttgtttctaacaggaatatcaatcaggaaattgttgttccttctctgtgtcctaatccttctaagaaggaccgtctgttgcacatcttggacgtggttcgtgccttgaatttttatttgcaggcaaccaaagattttcgccagtcatcttctttgttttttgtatatgctggaaagcgtagaggtcaaaaggctatgactacctctttccttttggctgaaaagcatcatccgtttggcttatgagactgctggacagcaccctcctgaaagaattacagctcactccactagagcggtggctttcacatgggcttttaaaaattatgcttctgttgaacagatttgtaaggctgcgacttggtcttcgcttcataccttttccaaattttccaaatttgatacttttgcttcttcggaggctatttttgggagagaggttttgcaagcagtggtgccttccatttagggtcctgtcttgtccctcccttcatccgtgtcctaaagctttggtattggtatcccacaagttaggatgaatccgtggactcggtacatcttgcaaaagaaaacagaatttatgcttacctgataaatttctttcttttgcgatgtaccgagtccacggcccgccctgtctattcaagacagatagtattttttttacctctgcaccttatagtttctccttttcttccttggccttcggtcgaatgactggggggtggagttaaggggggagctatatagacagctctgctgtggtgctctctttgctacttcctgtcaggaaggacaatatcccacaagttaggatgaatccgtggacttggtacatcgcaaaagaaagaaatttatcaggtaagcataaattctgtttttttactgattttttttgccataatggagcaggaccaatctgtccctaaatttaccataggaactgagtctactgaaaacctttctaccaaagctaagtgtgcttcTTGTAAAAGAAGTAGCTTCTTCAGCTAATTTATGTGACTCATGCTTAGAATTTTCATTGCATACCGATTAATCTAttgatgtttctatgtgtactaatgcacctactgtgGCTACTGCCATTTCGAAGGCCCTGGCTGTACTACCGCCTTTGAATATAGGAAAAGGTCAGTTTGAATTTTACCTTCTACATACCTTCTACTTGTAATATAAGTCCTGACCTACATaatactgaagtatcttcaaaTGCTAAGGATTTCTCTAACAGCGAGGATCTCTCATCAGACGTAGAACCTAataattcctcctttttatttaaaattgaacatattcattctccttttgaaggaagtcttagtcactttagAGATTGAAGACactaaaccttctgatgataaagCCTGTAATtgtttaaatacagtatataaaactgttgtcaatctccCTATACCcaatgctgtctctgatatgaatAAGGAATGGTATAAGACAGGTGTCTCTCTTAACCCTTCTACAAGGTctccgttttcagacagacaatattacagcagtagtaatgtcaatcatcaagggggactcgcagttccctagccatgatagaagtatctcgaattctctCTTTGGCAGAAACCAGTTCCTGCCTcatcactgcgattcacatcccaggtgtggacaactgggaggcagactacctCAGTCGTCAGTCCCTAAATCTGGGAGATCGCCTCTCGTTTGAACAGTAACCTACCCAGGTACCTTgcgaagtccagggatcctcaggcagaggtattggatgctctagcagttccctggtctttCCAGTCTGCTTATATATTCTCCCTCTAATCTTAATtttcagagtgatttccaagataaaattggaacagtcatttgtaatcctaATAGTCCCAGCGTGGTCACACAggatttggtatacagacctggtccAAATGTCCAGTGTGCCTACCTTTGCCTCTTCCTCTgaggccagaccttctttctcatggtcccttcttccatccagataTAAAGTTTCtacacttgatggcatggaaattgaacgcttagttctcggTCATAGAgaattctctgactctgtgattaacactgattcaggctcacaagcttgtttctagaaaatgtatttttttgtagtcTATCAATCATGATTAtacctggcattcttttaaaaaaaaaaaaaattattttattttgcaggatggtttaaatgtaggtttatctgccagttctttgaaaggacaaatctctgtttcaTAGGAatattgctaaccttcctgatattcgttgttttatCCAGGCTTTAAGCcggattaaacctgttattaggcctatttctcctccttggagtctttacctGGTATTTAGTTTTACAGGCTCATCCCTTTTGAACCTAATCATAAAGAGTCTAataataaattggacattaaactactttaatGGAAAGTGTTGTTTCCTTTGGCTGTCTCTTCTGGTAGAAAAGAttctaaattgtctgctctcttgtgagtctctatCTGATTTTCCcttaagataaagctgttttgcggactacatttatatttttacctaaagttgttaccTCACACAACATTTATAGGGAAATTgtcgttccctccttgtgtcctaatccaaaaaatTGCTTCTGAaaaatatttacattctttggatgttagagcattaagatattatgttgatgctactcaGAATTTCAGACagtcttctagtctgtttgttctgttttctagccctaagaaaggccagaaagcctttgctatttctttagcctcttggttgaaacttttgaaaaGCTTTTTTGGAGACGGGTCAGCCTCCACCAaagggaattacagctcattctactagattgccacatcttgggctttcaagaatgaggcttcagttgattaaatttgcaaagctgccacttggtcttctcacttggtcttctttgcataccttttactaaattttaccgtttttatgtttttgctcttcagaagcagcctttggtagaaaggtccttcaggcagttgtctcggtTTGATGATTGGGCCTATATATTGAGTTTGTCATAAGAGAACATTATTTtgggttttggatttaatttctcagcgaaaaaagctgtttttatttttattccctccctttgttacttgtggatttccacatcttgggtattatatcccatacgtaacagctcgtggacGCGGCACGCTTCGAGGTTGGAAGTTGAAGGCGCGAGCTGGGATTTGGAGACAATCGCCTTctgtgtaaaagtttagtttgcAGTTAGGCGGTTTAACTGCAAAAGAACAGGATATAATGGCAGCTCAGCAGTTGCGTGAGGGAATTACGCTGAAAGGCAGCTCCGAGATTGTGGCTGAATTTTTCTCCTATGGAATGAACAGCATTTTATACCAGCATGGGATTTATCCACCAGAAACCTTTACGCGTGTTCAGAAATATGGGCTTACTCTCCTGGTCACTACAGATCCAGAGCTGAAAAACTGCTTGAATAATGTTGTGGAGCAACTCAAAGATTGGCTTTACAAATGCCAAGTAGAGAAGTTGGTGGTGGTGATCGCAAGTGTTGATAATAATGAAGTTCTTGAGAGATGGCAGTTTGACATAGAATGTGATAAAACAGTCAAGGATGACGATGTTGTTCGTGAAAAATCACAAAAGGCTAACCAAGATGAAATAAGATCAGTTATCCGCCAGATCACCGCAACAGTAACTTTCCTTCCTTTGCTTGAAACCGCTTGTGCCTTTGACTTGCTAATCTATACAGACAATGATTTGGAAGTACCAGAAAAGTGGAAGGAATCTGGACCTCAGGTTGTCTCCAACTCTGAAGAAGTCCGTCTTTGTTCTTTCACTACTACTATtcacaaattaaaca from Bombina bombina isolate aBomBom1 chromosome 2, aBomBom1.pri, whole genome shotgun sequence harbors:
- the LOC128649557 gene encoding mitotic spindle assembly checkpoint protein MAD2A-like; protein product: MAAQQLREGITLKGSSEIVAEFFSYGMNSILYQHGIYPPETFTRVQKYGLTLLVTTDPELKNCLNNVVEQLKDWLYKCQVEKLVVVIASVDNNEVLERWQFDIECDKTVKDDDVVREKSQKANQDEIRSVIRQITATVTFLPLLETACAFDLLIYTDNDLEVPEKWKESGPQVVSNSEEVRLCSFTTTIHKLNILVACKKIDSY